From Anaerolineae bacterium, one genomic window encodes:
- a CDS encoding Gfo/Idh/MocA family oxidoreductase: MKNIGFIDLHIDEFHSNTYARLIPQSTQADRFRLALAWEKAPGEGKKSLEEWCREHNVGVASSLEQVVEECDCLAVLAPSNPEVHEELADLPLRSGKPVYVDKTFAPSLAAAKRMFDKAEQHGTPLMSSSALRFGSAIQRVVHEDMAGKRVSFVATRGGGRSYEEYSVHMFEMMVMAIGTGATRLMQVGNDAARVTVVDYPDGRRGCITQAQPFPFQFAALYGDNQAAVINEMPDFYPGLVEAMLRFFDSGKPEVPKEQTLEIMALVEAGVAALNAPDRWVDLPK; the protein is encoded by the coding sequence GTGAAGAATATCGGGTTCATTGACCTGCACATAGACGAGTTTCACTCCAACACCTACGCTCGTCTCATACCTCAGTCCACTCAGGCTGATCGCTTTCGGCTGGCCCTGGCTTGGGAGAAGGCGCCGGGGGAGGGGAAGAAGTCGTTGGAGGAGTGGTGCCGGGAGCACAACGTAGGGGTAGCCTCCAGCCTCGAGCAGGTGGTAGAGGAGTGCGATTGCCTGGCCGTCCTCGCCCCCAGCAACCCGGAGGTGCACGAGGAGCTGGCTGACCTGCCTCTGCGTTCGGGCAAGCCAGTCTACGTGGACAAGACGTTCGCTCCCTCTCTGGCAGCGGCCAAGAGGATGTTCGATAAGGCAGAGCAACACGGCACGCCCTTGATGTCCTCCTCCGCCCTTCGTTTCGGAAGCGCCATCCAGAGAGTTGTGCACGAGGACATGGCGGGCAAGCGAGTCAGTTTCGTAGCCACGCGCGGGGGAGGGCGCAGCTACGAGGAATACTCGGTGCACATGTTCGAGATGATGGTCATGGCCATCGGCACGGGGGCCACCCGCCTGATGCAGGTGGGCAACGACGCCGCCAGGGTGACGGTGGTGGACTACCCGGACGGGCGGCGCGGCTGCATCACCCAGGCCCAGCCCTTCCCCTTCCAGTTCGCAGCTCTGTACGGCGACAACCAGGCTGCGGTGATCAACGAAATGCCTGACTTCTACCCGGGCCTGGTCGAGGCCATGCTGCGCTTCTTCGACAGCGGCAAGCCCGAAGTGCCCAAGGAGCAGACCCTGGAGATCATGGCCCTGGTGGAGGCGGGCGTCGCCGCCCTGAACGCGCCGGATCGGTGGGTGGACCTGCCCAAGTAG
- a CDS encoding M81 family metallopeptidase, with product MRVLGACVAHETNTFSAVPTTLEDFRRASPGPDPGDGSGFGSGQAIVGEFEGTRSMAGGFLDGAREHGLDLELLMWTFATPGGTVRQDAYEFMRDLLLRRMREAGACDGVLLHLHGAMVSEDIEDVEGDLLTAVRGVVGPDVPIVVTLDLHANVTAEMARQADVLVGYDEYPHSDIYERGVEAAGLLAAILEGRLKPTMAYRQLPLVTMPPKQCTLRQPMLSLLSLAREIEARPGIANVTLALGFPFADVRDVGVSVLVTADGDRTLAEATAVEMAQAVWDRRDEFQVELTPVAEAIEYAQTRARGLVVLADGSDNPGGGGPCDGTVILRELIEREAQDAVVAIIADPEAVAMAVEAGVGNSVTLDLGGKTDDRHGPPVHLTGYVRLISDGSFVGQGPMSRGVRAHMGRTVVLVVGGVEVVVTERRLQPLDAELLRSVGIEPTRRRIVALKSAVHFRSTYQDLAERIFDMDTPGVHRPDFSAYEYRRLRRPVYPLDQVSWPERR from the coding sequence ATGCGCGTGTTGGGCGCTTGCGTTGCCCACGAAACTAACACCTTCTCTGCCGTACCCACCACGCTGGAGGACTTCCGGCGCGCGTCGCCCGGGCCCGACCCTGGTGACGGGTCGGGCTTCGGCTCAGGCCAGGCCATCGTGGGCGAGTTCGAGGGCACGCGCTCCATGGCCGGGGGCTTCCTGGATGGGGCTCGCGAGCACGGCCTAGACCTCGAATTGCTGATGTGGACCTTCGCCACTCCCGGCGGCACGGTGCGGCAGGACGCCTACGAGTTCATGCGCGACCTGCTCCTGCGTCGGATGCGGGAAGCAGGGGCCTGCGACGGAGTGCTGCTCCACCTTCACGGGGCCATGGTGAGCGAGGACATTGAGGACGTAGAGGGGGACCTCCTGACGGCGGTCCGAGGCGTCGTCGGGCCGGACGTGCCCATCGTGGTGACGCTGGACCTGCACGCCAACGTCACGGCCGAGATGGCGCGGCAGGCGGACGTGCTCGTGGGCTACGACGAGTACCCCCACAGCGACATCTACGAGCGGGGCGTGGAGGCTGCCGGCCTGCTGGCTGCCATCCTCGAAGGACGCCTTAAGCCTACCATGGCCTATCGGCAACTGCCGCTTGTGACCATGCCGCCCAAGCAGTGCACTCTGCGGCAACCCATGCTTTCGCTGCTGTCTCTGGCTCGCGAGATAGAGGCGCGGCCAGGCATCGCCAACGTGACTCTGGCCCTGGGCTTCCCCTTCGCCGACGTCCGCGACGTCGGCGTGTCGGTGCTGGTCACTGCTGACGGCGACCGGACGTTGGCCGAGGCCACGGCAGTGGAGATGGCCCAGGCCGTCTGGGACCGCCGGGACGAGTTCCAGGTGGAGCTGACCCCGGTGGCCGAGGCCATCGAGTACGCCCAGACTCGGGCCAGGGGGCTGGTGGTGCTGGCCGACGGCTCGGACAACCCGGGGGGCGGGGGCCCCTGCGATGGCACCGTGATCCTGCGGGAGCTGATCGAGAGGGAGGCGCAGGACGCGGTGGTGGCCATCATCGCCGACCCGGAGGCCGTCGCTATGGCAGTCGAGGCCGGGGTGGGCAACAGCGTTACCCTGGACCTGGGGGGCAAGACGGACGACCGTCACGGGCCGCCGGTACACCTGACCGGATACGTCCGGCTCATCTCCGATGGCAGCTTTGTCGGGCAGGGCCCCATGTCCCGTGGAGTCAGGGCACACATGGGCCGGACTGTGGTGCTGGTGGTGGGAGGCGTGGAGGTGGTGGTCACTGAGCGGCGGCTGCAACCTCTGGACGCGGAGCTCCTACGCAGTGTCGGCATCGAGCCGACTCGTCGTCGCATCGTGGCCCTGAAGTCGGCGGTCCACTTTCGCAGCACCTATCAGGACCTGGCCGAGCGCATCTTCGACATGGACACGCCCGGGGTGCACCGGCCGGACTTCTCCGCCTACGAGTACCGGCGGCTGCGACGGCCGGTGTATCCGCTAGATCAGGTCTCGTGGCCGGAGCGGCGATAG
- a CDS encoding sigma-70 family RNA polymerase sigma factor: MDESEAIARLREGDIGGLEVLVSRYQVRATRAAYLITGDRATAEDVVQEAFVRAYERIAQFDPRRPFGPWFLRSVVNAAVKTAAREQRQLHDADRAAQDEIELDDLTVDPNPGPEELVEHVELSQSIGEALQRLSPPRRAAIVLRYYLDLTEPEIAGRLRWPLGTVKRRLHDARRHLRTLLTSTVTHHAGTDPRRKQARFGPRHAASGIEPGGKL, from the coding sequence GTGGACGAAAGCGAAGCCATCGCACGGCTTAGGGAGGGCGACATCGGTGGCCTGGAAGTCCTGGTGAGCCGGTACCAGGTACGGGCTACGCGAGCCGCCTACCTGATCACCGGTGATCGGGCAACCGCCGAGGACGTGGTCCAGGAAGCATTTGTGCGAGCTTACGAGCGCATCGCCCAGTTCGACCCCAGGCGGCCATTCGGCCCCTGGTTCTTGCGCAGCGTGGTCAACGCGGCCGTCAAGACCGCCGCTCGGGAGCAGCGGCAGCTTCACGATGCCGATCGAGCAGCTCAGGACGAGATCGAGCTGGACGATCTCACCGTAGACCCGAACCCAGGCCCTGAGGAACTGGTGGAACACGTCGAGCTGTCCCAGTCCATAGGTGAAGCCCTGCAGAGGCTCTCTCCTCCGAGACGGGCCGCTATCGTGCTCCGGTACTACCTCGACCTAACCGAGCCCGAGATCGCCGGTCGGCTGCGATGGCCCCTGGGAACGGTCAAGCGGCGTCTACACGACGCGCGCAGGCACCTACGCACGTTGCTGACCAGCACTGTTACCCACCACGCCGGCACTGACCCTAGGCGGAAGCAGGCTCGATTCGGCCCCAGGCACGCGGCCTCGGGGATAGAACCAGGAGGCAAGCTGTGA
- a CDS encoding DeoR/GlpR transcriptional regulator has product MLKQERESEIVRLLSQSDSGVLSVAQLSRLLSVSEMTIRRDLETLANQGLVKRIHGGAVHVNSALLFERSFAERGRESRQAKVAIGRTAAGMVHDGQVIILDAGTTTLEVARHLAARRVTAVTNALPVASELSAHTEVSAILLGGEVKGPELCTVGPMVTESLSRMSADLLFLSTAGFSPDRGLTEPDLREAEVKRAMMRVAKRVCLVADSSKYGAVYFAQTAPITSIHAVVTDEQLSANQRSALEAAGIEVIIASPASPSPG; this is encoded by the coding sequence ATGCTCAAGCAAGAGAGGGAATCCGAGATCGTGCGTCTGCTTTCCCAGTCGGATAGCGGGGTGCTGAGCGTCGCCCAATTGAGCCGCCTCCTCTCCGTGTCCGAGATGACCATCCGACGGGACCTGGAGACCTTGGCGAATCAGGGGCTGGTGAAGCGGATCCACGGTGGCGCCGTGCACGTCAACAGCGCTCTCCTGTTCGAGCGGTCGTTTGCCGAGCGCGGACGGGAGAGTCGGCAGGCGAAGGTCGCGATCGGTCGCACTGCTGCTGGGATGGTCCACGATGGGCAAGTCATCATCTTGGATGCCGGCACCACGACGCTGGAAGTAGCTAGGCATTTGGCTGCCAGGCGCGTCACGGCGGTCACCAATGCTCTGCCCGTCGCTTCCGAGCTCTCCGCCCATACGGAGGTGTCGGCCATCCTCTTGGGGGGAGAGGTGAAGGGGCCCGAGCTCTGCACCGTCGGACCCATGGTGACCGAGAGCCTCAGCCGTATGTCAGCGGACCTGCTGTTCCTCAGCACCGCGGGCTTCTCTCCAGATCGCGGTCTCACCGAGCCCGACCTGCGCGAGGCCGAGGTGAAGCGGGCCATGATGCGGGTGGCCAAACGTGTGTGTCTGGTGGCTGACTCCTCCAAGTATGGTGCGGTCTACTTTGCTCAAACGGCCCCCATTACGAGCATCCACGCCGTTGTGACCGACGAGCAGCTGTCGGCAAACCAGAGATCGGCTCTGGAAGCGGCGGGGATCGAGGTGATCATCGCCTCGCCAGCGTCCCCAAGTCCCGGGTGA
- a CDS encoding aspartate aminotransferase family protein — translation MATWADVDVDSVPRIVTSPPGPRSRALHDRASRIMKGYSSQVRLFPVAFEKGHGVTLTDVDGNTYLDFSSGIYVTNLGHCHPKVSEAVARHAHTLMNCHDFTTPIKTALLERLASLGMGQGEAKLNGVQLYDSGTTAVEAGLRVMRAATGGLEFISFHQDFHGKTMGAVSLGRMDASQGLRAPGFYLVPRPHCYRCLFGLERATCGLRCVDFIRTVIAEETSGRLAGVVLEPIQGWAGSVVPPEGFVPALKALCDEHGALLLADEVLTGMGRTGRMFCMEHWDTVPDVMTLGKGLGNGFPVTAVLVSERHKSKVERISASTSYGGNPMACAAALASIEVLEEEGLVERAAHLGDLMLSRLQRLQAEHPTVGEVRGKGCLLGIELVKDRITKEPFEKAGVLTYQKAFQKGLAWIPAGHNLRLSPPLIMSDELALKGLDIIDEALHEAERELGYA, via the coding sequence ATGGCAACCTGGGCGGATGTGGACGTTGACAGCGTGCCGCGGATTGTGACTTCACCTCCTGGCCCCAGATCGCGAGCCCTGCACGACCGGGCCAGCCGCATCATGAAGGGCTACAGCTCGCAGGTGCGCCTCTTCCCCGTGGCCTTCGAGAAGGGTCACGGTGTCACCCTGACCGATGTGGATGGCAACACCTACCTCGACTTCTCTTCGGGCATCTACGTCACCAATCTGGGCCATTGCCACCCCAAAGTAAGCGAGGCTGTGGCCCGCCATGCCCACACCTTGATGAACTGCCATGACTTCACCACTCCCATAAAGACGGCCCTCCTGGAGCGCCTGGCTAGCCTGGGCATGGGCCAAGGCGAGGCCAAGCTCAACGGCGTCCAACTCTACGATTCGGGCACGACAGCAGTGGAGGCGGGCCTCAGAGTCATGCGCGCTGCCACCGGCGGGCTCGAGTTCATCTCGTTCCATCAGGACTTTCACGGCAAGACCATGGGGGCGGTGAGCCTGGGGCGGATGGACGCCAGTCAGGGGCTACGGGCTCCTGGGTTCTACCTGGTCCCTCGGCCACACTGCTACCGCTGCCTGTTCGGCTTGGAGCGGGCCACGTGCGGTCTGCGCTGCGTAGACTTCATCCGCACCGTGATCGCCGAGGAGACCTCGGGCCGGCTGGCGGGTGTAGTCCTGGAGCCCATCCAGGGGTGGGCCGGCAGCGTGGTGCCGCCCGAAGGATTCGTGCCCGCCCTCAAGGCCCTCTGCGATGAACACGGAGCACTGCTGCTTGCCGATGAGGTGCTGACGGGCATGGGACGCACCGGCCGCATGTTCTGCATGGAGCACTGGGACACCGTCCCCGACGTCATGACCCTGGGCAAGGGGCTCGGAAACGGCTTCCCGGTCACGGCCGTGCTGGTGAGCGAGCGCCACAAATCGAAAGTGGAGCGGATCAGCGCCTCTACGTCCTACGGCGGTAACCCCATGGCCTGCGCCGCCGCCCTCGCCTCCATCGAGGTGCTGGAGGAAGAGGGCCTGGTGGAGCGGGCGGCGCACCTGGGCGACCTGATGCTATCCCGGCTGCAGCGCTTGCAGGCGGAGCATCCCACCGTCGGCGAGGTGCGCGGGAAGGGTTGCCTGCTCGGCATCGAGCTGGTCAAGGACCGGATCACCAAGGAGCCATTCGAGAAGGCAGGCGTGCTCACCTACCAGAAGGCTTTCCAGAAGGGCCTGGCCTGGATTCCGGCGGGGCACAATCTGCGGCTCTCGCCGCCCCTGATTATGAGCGACGAACTGGCCCTCAAGGGGCTGGACATCATAGACGAGGCCCTGCACGAGGCGGAGCGGGAACTGGGGTACGCCTAG
- a CDS encoding CU044_5270 family protein encodes MKEQPDKQSVGTALEAYAATAIPNRLDLWPIISERLQSRPRTVRAEERYRSRQRWALGRPAVAVGAAILLTAVLLLAGLPPAQHQGASAQGVLNDLAEVAAIQVQLEPQQPVDLTGAKNAYRYTRSEGAHLVMMEGRNGRPVVALVPRSRELWVAPDGSGRIRETFDGPIFLAECDRAHWQASGSPSFDHAINQDFGPGGLHYEDFASLPTDPEALAVAIRAQAEHADPPVDAGMFVIVGDLLRQPGAPPELRSALYKVAAQIPGVELVGEVTDHAGRSGIAVAMRTEFGGAAERFTLIFDPTTSALLAEERVLLEPADWTGANPPAIIGYETYLESGTVTRLP; translated from the coding sequence GTGAAGGAACAACCTGACAAGCAGTCTGTCGGCACAGCCCTAGAGGCGTACGCCGCTACCGCCATACCCAACCGTCTCGACCTGTGGCCCATAATCTCAGAGCGTCTGCAGTCGCGACCGCGCACCGTTCGGGCTGAGGAGAGGTATCGCTCCCGCCAGCGTTGGGCTCTGGGCCGGCCTGCAGTGGCGGTCGGTGCCGCCATCCTGCTGACGGCGGTCCTGCTGCTCGCCGGCCTGCCGCCAGCCCAGCATCAGGGGGCATCGGCGCAGGGAGTCCTCAACGACTTGGCCGAGGTGGCCGCCATACAGGTTCAACTGGAGCCCCAGCAACCGGTGGACCTGACGGGCGCCAAGAACGCGTATCGCTACACCCGGTCCGAGGGAGCGCACCTGGTGATGATGGAAGGCAGAAACGGTCGACCCGTGGTGGCGCTGGTTCCCCGCTCCCGCGAGTTGTGGGTGGCGCCCGATGGTTCAGGCAGGATCCGAGAGACGTTCGACGGACCCATCTTCCTGGCCGAGTGTGACCGGGCCCACTGGCAGGCCTCGGGATCGCCGTCCTTCGATCACGCCATCAACCAGGACTTCGGACCGGGAGGTCTGCACTACGAGGACTTCGCCAGTCTGCCCACCGACCCTGAGGCCCTGGCTGTTGCCATCCGTGCCCAGGCCGAACACGCCGATCCTCCTGTCGACGCCGGGATGTTCGTTATCGTGGGGGACCTGCTGCGACAGCCGGGGGCACCCCCAGAGCTTCGGTCTGCGCTCTACAAGGTGGCGGCCCAGATCCCAGGTGTGGAGCTGGTCGGCGAAGTCACCGACCACGCCGGGCGATCTGGAATCGCGGTTGCCATGAGGACCGAGTTTGGGGGAGCAGCAGAGCGCTTCACCCTGATCTTCGATCCGACCACGTCCGCCCTTCTCGCCGAGGAGAGAGTTCTGCTGGAACCAGCCGACTGGACCGGTGCTAACCCACCCGCAATCATCGGCTACGAGACGTATCTGGAATCGGGGACGGTGACCAGGCTCCCGTGA
- a CDS encoding CocE/NonD family hydrolase, with protein sequence MTLPALDPCGRAPSTPISSDVYERHDVFVPMRDGVRLACDIYQPAREAAPLPGAYPVILERTPYDKVGCIDRGRYFARHGYVFVAQDVRGRYRSEGEWYAFAHEAPDGYDTVEWIAKQPWCNGKVGTMGASYCASDQSALATLNPPHLSAMVPRVGAHNYHHASMRHNGAMELRFVIYAFRMATTSREAQADARIRSAAQAAYARADLWLRRLPLEPSVSPLRFLPSYERWIRDVLTHGDYDEYWQQRGYAISHYYDQHADVPTYYMGGWYDSYARSTCENFVELRRRKRSLHKLIMGPWTHGGDTVTYAGDVDFGPQSKLDDLNYFHRRWFDHVLKGEDNGIDREQPVIIFVMGGGSGRKDVNGRLQHGGYWRFENEWPLARARKTPFYLHYGGGLSPEPPAVSEPSRYTFDPADPVPTIGGNISAGDPFLLPGGYDQRGDPRFMGTEGDLPLNSRPDVLTFQTEPLSEDLEVTGPIEVTLYASSSALDTDFTAKLLDVYPPGEDYPDGFALNLTDSIIRARYRHSDERPTLLQLGKVEEFRFALYPTSNVFRAGHRIRVDVSSSNFPRFDVNPNTGGPIGRERRRMLAHQAIYHDPEHPSHIALPLVPLGE encoded by the coding sequence ATGACACTCCCTGCTCTCGACCCATGCGGTCGCGCTCCCTCCACTCCCATCTCGTCCGATGTCTACGAGCGGCATGATGTCTTCGTCCCCATGCGCGATGGCGTCCGGCTTGCCTGCGATATCTATCAGCCGGCCCGGGAGGCTGCGCCGCTTCCGGGCGCGTACCCGGTGATCCTGGAGCGCACGCCCTACGACAAGGTGGGCTGCATTGACAGAGGGCGTTACTTCGCCCGCCACGGCTACGTCTTCGTGGCTCAGGACGTGCGGGGCCGTTACCGGTCGGAGGGGGAGTGGTATGCCTTCGCCCACGAGGCCCCGGATGGCTACGACACGGTGGAGTGGATCGCCAAACAGCCCTGGTGCAACGGCAAGGTGGGCACCATGGGCGCCAGCTACTGCGCTAGTGATCAGAGCGCCCTGGCCACCCTGAACCCGCCCCATCTGTCGGCCATGGTGCCGAGAGTGGGAGCCCACAACTACCACCACGCCTCCATGCGGCACAATGGCGCCATGGAGCTGCGCTTCGTCATCTACGCCTTCCGCATGGCCACCACCAGCCGCGAGGCCCAGGCAGACGCGAGGATCAGGTCCGCCGCTCAGGCCGCTTACGCCCGGGCCGACCTGTGGCTGCGCCGGCTGCCGCTGGAGCCGAGTGTCAGCCCCCTTCGGTTCCTGCCCAGCTACGAGCGGTGGATCCGAGACGTGCTCACCCACGGCGACTACGACGAGTACTGGCAGCAGCGGGGTTACGCCATCTCCCACTACTATGACCAGCACGCCGATGTCCCTACCTATTACATGGGTGGCTGGTACGACAGCTACGCCCGCAGCACCTGCGAGAACTTCGTCGAGCTCCGTCGGCGGAAGAGGTCGCTCCACAAGCTCATCATGGGGCCCTGGACCCACGGTGGGGATACGGTCACCTACGCCGGAGACGTGGACTTCGGCCCCCAATCCAAGCTCGACGACCTCAACTACTTCCACCGGCGCTGGTTCGATCACGTACTCAAGGGGGAGGACAACGGGATAGACCGGGAGCAGCCGGTGATCATCTTCGTGATGGGCGGCGGCAGCGGTCGCAAGGACGTCAACGGACGCCTGCAGCACGGGGGCTACTGGCGCTTTGAGAACGAATGGCCCCTGGCCCGCGCCCGCAAGACCCCGTTCTACCTGCACTACGGCGGCGGCCTGAGCCCTGAGCCGCCGGCCGTCTCCGAGCCTAGCCGCTACACCTTCGACCCGGCCGACCCTGTGCCCACCATCGGGGGCAACATCTCCGCCGGGGATCCCTTCCTGCTTCCGGGGGGCTACGACCAGCGGGGCGATCCCCGGTTCATGGGGACCGAGGGCGACCTGCCCCTGAACTCCCGGCCCGACGTGCTCACCTTCCAGACCGAGCCTCTAAGCGAGGACCTGGAGGTCACCGGGCCCATCGAGGTGACCCTCTATGCCTCTTCCTCGGCACTGGACACCGACTTCACCGCTAAGCTACTGGACGTCTACCCGCCCGGGGAGGACTACCCCGATGGATTCGCCCTCAACCTGACCGATTCCATCATCCGGGCGCGCTACCGCCACTCGGACGAGAGGCCGACGCTGCTGCAGCTGGGGAAGGTGGAGGAGTTCCGCTTCGCTCTGTACCCGACCAGTAACGTGTTCAGGGCGGGGCATCGCATCCGGGTGGACGTCTCCAGCAGCAACTTCCCCCGGTTCGACGTGAACCCCAACACCGGCGGCCCGATCGGGAGGGAGCGGCGCCGGATGCTGGCCCACCAGGCCATCTACCACGACCCTGAGCATCCGTCGCACATCGCCCTGCCGCTGGTGCCGTTGGGGGAATAG